Proteins encoded within one genomic window of Archocentrus centrarchus isolate MPI-CPG fArcCen1 unplaced genomic scaffold, fArcCen1 scaffold_150_ctg1, whole genome shotgun sequence:
- the LOC115775474 gene encoding uncharacterized protein LOC115775474 — protein sequence MVVSSDCLRHLLELNLSVPYITKLLGVSRSTLYRRMRECDLSVRTLYSTMTDEDLDQCVREIISKQPHSGYRMMKALLQARGLRVQYDRVRASMHRVDTSGVIARTFNLGCVNRRTYSVPGPHSLMHIDTNHKLIRYNIVIFGGIDGFSRKIMYLGASSNNLASTALAFFQASVEKFGFPLRVRGDQGVENVDIARLMFTVRGTGRSSFISGKSVHNQRIERLWRDLWVAVTSIYYDVLHYLEDGGFLSIGNATHLFCCHYVFLPRLQEDLDTFHCGWDNHPLRTEGHMTPNQLWALGCSHHPIQRPDSTEDLDFPHIEWEDSGLPQNQHSGIVVPDTACPLTCEQMTALKEAVDPKAASQSFGCDIYMAVQFCEHLLSL from the exons ATGGTAGTATCCTCAGACTGCCTTCGCCACTTGCTTGAACTTAACTTGTCCGTACCATATATAACCAAGCTATTGGGGGTCTCTAGAAGTACACTGTACAGACGTATGCGGGAGTGTGATCTCTCAGTAAGGACACTCTACAGCACCATGACTGATGAAGACTTGGACCAGTGTGTGAGGGAGATCATATCCAAGCAGCCTCATTCTGGATACCGAATGATGAAGGCACTTCTGCAAGCCAGAGGACTGAGGGTGCAGTATGACCGCGTCAGAGCATCCATGCACCGCGTTGACACCAGTGGTGTCATAGCTCGGACATTCAATTTGGGGTGTGTCAATCGACGTACCTACTCTGTTCCAGGTCCTCACTCCCTGATGCACATCGATACAAACCATAAATTGATCcg atatAACATTGTTATATTTGGAGGGATTGATGGCTTTTCCCGTAAG ATTATGTACCTGGGTGCATCCTCCAACAACCTGGCATCCACTGCCCTGGCCTTCTTCCAAGCATCAGTTGAGAAGTTTGGTTTTCCACTAag gGTACGTGGTGATCAAGGGGTGGAAAACGTGGACATCGCTCGCCTCATGTTCACAGTCCGTGGTACTGGGAGGAGCAGCTTTATATCTGGGAAAAGTGTTCATAACCAACG GATTGAGAGGTTATGGAGGGACCTGTGGGTTGCTGTAACGAGCATCTACTACGATGTTCTCCATTACCTTGAAGATGGTGGCTTCCTCAGCATTGGTAATGCTACACACCTGTTCTGTTGCCACTATGTGTTCCTGCCACGCCTACAGGAAGACTTGGACACTTTCCACTGTGGTTGGGACAATCACCCACTCAGAACAGAAGGCCACATGACTCCTAACCAGCTGTGGGCACTGGGCTGTTCACACCACCCAATTCAAAGACCAGATAGTACAGAA GATCTGGACTTTCCCCATATTGAATGGGAAGACAGTGGGCTTCCTCAGAACCAGCACTCGGGCATTGTGGTCCCAGACACGGCGTGCCCTCTGACTTGTGAACAAATGACAGCCTTAAAGGAGGCAGTTGACCCAAAAGCTGCATCTCAGTCTTTTGGCTGTGACATTTATATGGCTGTTCAGTTTTGTGAGCATTTGCTTTCTTTGTGA